The window GATCCGGCGCGCCCGCATCGTTGCGGCGGCAGTTTCGCTGCCGGCATCACCCGGAAGCACGTGCCATGGCGTCCCTTCGCCGAGCGTGGTCTTGATCCAATTGACCAGCTCGCGCAGTTCGTCGGGATGATCGTTGACGCCGTGATGGATGCGGGTAGTGATCTCAATATGGCATTGCCAGCGTTGTTTGGCCTCTTCGGCAAAGCGCAAAATCTGCCGCCAGTCACTAATTCCGCCCAGCCGGTGGTATGCATAATCGGAAAAGCCGCGCAAATCAAGGCTAACTCCATTAAGGTATGGACCTAATTCGCTCAGTGCCTCACTGCTCAGCATTCCGCTGGTGACAATAGCTGTGTAACGGCTAGCGGCGCGGCTGAGTTGCAGCAACGCCAGCAGGTATTCAAAATTGACTGCCGGTTCGCCGAAGGCCCATACCACCCCGCGGCAAAGCCGTTCGAGGGCGAAATCGGCGGCGCGCT is drawn from Chloroflexaceae bacterium and contains these coding sequences:
- a CDS encoding radical SAM protein; protein product: MISGAAIGPIEDHRLWHFFPDTIALAIGGWGYALPVDQQRGQYGALPTDPAKQRRLDPQRAADFALERLCRGVVWAFGEPAVNFEYLLALLQLSRAASRYTAIVTSGMLSSEALSELGPYLNGVSLDLRGFSDYAYHRLGGISDWRQILRFAEEAKQRWQCHIEITTRIHHGVNDHPDELRELVNWIKTTLGEGTPWHVLPGDAGSETAAATMRARRI